From the Caballeronia sp. NK8 genome, one window contains:
- a CDS encoding SDR family oxidoreductase, which translates to MSATTPFSSVNSPSSGSVARARTVLVTGAAKRIGRGVALEFARQGWDVAVHYGGSELDARETVADIEALGRRAVALQADLGVEAEVERLVPACMETFGGLNCVVNCASRFDEDTAIDFGYARLLEMTAVNVAAPLTLARMLHAITPEAAAVDDAQRGVVINVLDQKLYNMNPDYLSYTLTKAALDNATVALAQALGPKLRVVGLAPGLTLISAGQTPASFEAAHRVTPLNRASTVEDVAQAACYLANAHGVNGTTLVVDGGQHLVPSPRDVMYMIGTQKP; encoded by the coding sequence ATGAGCGCTACCACGCCGTTTTCTTCCGTCAACTCGCCGTCTTCCGGTTCCGTCGCACGCGCCCGGACCGTGCTCGTCACGGGCGCGGCGAAGCGCATCGGGCGCGGCGTCGCACTGGAGTTCGCGCGACAGGGCTGGGACGTGGCCGTGCACTATGGCGGCTCGGAGCTCGATGCGCGTGAAACCGTCGCGGATATCGAGGCCCTCGGGCGGCGCGCGGTCGCGCTGCAGGCGGATCTCGGCGTCGAGGCCGAAGTCGAGCGACTCGTGCCCGCGTGCATGGAAACGTTCGGCGGCCTGAATTGCGTCGTGAACTGCGCGTCGCGCTTCGACGAAGATACGGCGATCGACTTCGGCTACGCCAGGCTGCTCGAAATGACGGCGGTCAATGTCGCCGCGCCGCTCACGCTCGCGCGAATGCTGCACGCGATCACGCCTGAAGCCGCAGCCGTTGACGATGCGCAACGCGGCGTCGTCATCAACGTGCTCGATCAGAAGCTGTACAACATGAATCCGGATTACCTGTCGTACACGCTGACGAAGGCGGCGCTCGACAACGCCACTGTCGCGCTGGCGCAGGCGCTGGGGCCGAAGCTGCGTGTCGTCGGCCTGGCGCCGGGTCTGACGCTGATTTCCGCCGGGCAGACGCCCGCGTCGTTCGAGGCGGCGCATCGCGTGACGCCGCTCAATCGCGCATCGACGGTGGAGGACGTGGCGCAGGCCGCCTGCTATCTGGCGAACGCGCACGGCGTGAACG
- a CDS encoding class I SAM-dependent methyltransferase — translation MNPNARQSDSLPAPGADALAQSEALTDLIRGRIAAAGGWLPFDRYMDLALYAPGLGYYGGGAMKFGRRAEDGSDFVTAPELSPLFATTLARPVAQALRQSGTRQLMEFGAGTGKLAAGLLTALADLDVSFDSYAIVDLSGELRARQRETIEKQAPALAAKVKWLDALPDRFEGVVIGNEVLDAMPVRLVVRKLGAWHERGVVVLDDRFAFDDRPITPDAQVELIDAAIDEANDEPFAEYVTETHEAAIAFTKTVCTMLTRGAAFFVDYGFPRREFYHAQRAAGTLMCHYRHRAHGDPFLYPGLQDITAHVEFTGIAEAGVETGADLLGFTSQARFLMNAGITDVLSHLDPADVRRFLPAANAVQKLLSEAEMGELFKVIAFSRSIPGTLDAFAAGDRSHTL, via the coding sequence ATGAATCCGAATGCCAGACAATCCGATAGTTTACCTGCTCCGGGCGCCGATGCGCTCGCGCAGTCCGAAGCGCTTACAGACCTGATCCGGGGACGCATCGCCGCAGCGGGCGGCTGGCTGCCGTTCGACCGCTATATGGACCTCGCGCTGTACGCGCCGGGACTCGGCTATTACGGCGGCGGCGCGATGAAATTCGGCCGCCGCGCCGAGGACGGCAGCGACTTCGTCACCGCGCCCGAGCTGTCCCCGCTTTTTGCGACGACACTCGCGCGGCCCGTTGCGCAGGCTTTGCGGCAAAGCGGCACGCGGCAGTTGATGGAATTCGGCGCGGGCACCGGCAAGCTGGCCGCCGGCCTTCTGACCGCGCTCGCCGATCTCGATGTGTCGTTCGACAGTTACGCGATCGTCGATCTGTCCGGCGAGTTGCGCGCGCGCCAGCGCGAAACCATCGAAAAGCAGGCGCCCGCGCTCGCCGCGAAGGTGAAATGGTTAGACGCGCTGCCCGACCGGTTCGAAGGCGTCGTGATCGGCAACGAAGTGCTCGACGCGATGCCCGTGCGCCTCGTGGTGCGCAAGCTCGGCGCGTGGCATGAGCGCGGCGTCGTCGTGCTGGACGACCGTTTTGCGTTCGATGACCGGCCGATCACGCCCGACGCGCAAGTCGAATTGATCGATGCCGCCATCGACGAAGCCAACGATGAGCCCTTCGCCGAATACGTCACCGAGACGCACGAAGCGGCGATCGCGTTCACGAAGACCGTTTGCACGATGCTGACGCGTGGTGCGGCGTTTTTCGTCGACTACGGCTTTCCGCGACGCGAGTTTTATCATGCGCAGCGCGCGGCCGGTACGCTGATGTGCCACTACCGGCATCGCGCGCATGGCGATCCGTTTCTGTATCCCGGCTTGCAGGACATCACCGCGCATGTGGAATTTACGGGCATCGCGGAAGCGGGCGTCGAGACGGGGGCCGATTTGCTCGGCTTCACGTCGCAGGCGCGGTTTCTGATGAACGCCGGTATCACCGATGTGCTCAGCCATCTCGATCCAGCGGACGTCAGGCGTTTTCTGCCTGCGGCGAATGCGGTGCAGAAGCTGCTTTCGGAAGCGGAGATGGGCGAGTTGTTCAAGGTGATCGCGTTCTCGCGGAGTATTCCCGGGACGCTCGACGCATTCGCGGCGGGCGATCGTTCTCACACGCTATGA
- a CDS encoding DUF2905 domain-containing protein: MIRWLLTTFIALAILSGSMPWLKKIGIGRLPGDFTLRIFGREYSFPFMSTLLLSVLLSLIARAL, encoded by the coding sequence ATGATTCGTTGGCTGCTCACGACTTTTATCGCGCTTGCGATTCTGTCCGGCTCGATGCCGTGGTTGAAGAAGATCGGCATCGGCAGACTGCCGGGGGATTTCACGCTGCGGATCTTCGGGCGTGAGTATTCGTTTCCGTTTATGTCGACGTTGTTGTTGTCGGTGTTGCTTTCGTTGATTGCTCGGGCGCTTTGA
- a CDS encoding multifunctional CCA addition/repair protein: protein MNIYAVGGAIRDELLGVPVVDRDYVVVGATPEQMVAQGYRPVGKDFPVFLHPDTHEEYALARTERKTAAGYHGFQFYYSPDVTLEEDLARRDLTINAMAREVTPAGELTGPVIDPFNGQSDLKNRLFRHVGDAFIEDPVRILRLARFAARFANFDIAPETAELMKKMVAAGEVDALVPERVWQDVSRGLMEKKPSRMFEVLRGCGALVRILPEVDALWGVPQRADYHPEVDTGVHVMMVLDYAASQGFALPVRFAALTHDLGKATTPEDILPRHIGHEGRSVDLLRPLCERLRVPNECRDLAVLVAREHGNIHRVMEMGAAALVRLFERSDALRKPARFAEALQACLADARGRLGLEQQPYPQAERLREALVAARAVDAGAVAQEYAEQPAKIKDAVHDARVAAVKEALGG from the coding sequence ATGAATATCTACGCAGTGGGCGGCGCGATACGGGACGAGTTGCTCGGCGTGCCGGTGGTGGATCGCGATTATGTCGTCGTGGGCGCGACGCCGGAGCAGATGGTCGCGCAGGGGTATCGGCCGGTGGGGAAGGACTTTCCGGTGTTTCTGCATCCCGACACGCACGAGGAATACGCGCTCGCGCGCACCGAGCGCAAGACGGCGGCAGGCTATCACGGCTTCCAGTTCTACTATTCGCCGGACGTCACGCTCGAGGAGGACCTCGCGCGGCGCGATCTCACGATCAACGCGATGGCGCGCGAGGTCACGCCGGCCGGCGAGTTGACCGGTCCGGTCATCGATCCGTTCAACGGGCAGAGCGACCTGAAGAACCGGCTATTCCGGCATGTGGGCGATGCGTTCATCGAAGATCCAGTGCGCATTCTGCGCCTCGCGCGCTTTGCGGCGCGTTTCGCGAATTTCGATATCGCGCCGGAAACCGCCGAGCTGATGAAGAAGATGGTCGCGGCGGGCGAAGTCGATGCGCTCGTGCCCGAACGCGTCTGGCAGGACGTATCGCGTGGTTTGATGGAGAAGAAACCGTCGCGCATGTTCGAGGTGTTGCGTGGCTGCGGCGCGCTGGTGCGGATTCTTCCCGAAGTCGATGCCCTGTGGGGCGTGCCGCAGCGCGCGGACTATCACCCGGAAGTGGATACCGGGGTGCATGTGATGATGGTGCTGGACTACGCCGCGTCGCAGGGATTTGCGTTGCCGGTGCGCTTCGCCGCGCTCACCCATGATCTCGGCAAGGCGACGACGCCGGAGGATATCTTGCCGCGTCACATCGGTCATGAGGGACGCAGCGTCGATCTGTTGCGGCCGTTGTGCGAGCGGCTGCGCGTGCCGAACGAATGCCGCGATCTGGCCGTGCTGGTCGCGCGTGAGCACGGCAATATTCATCGCGTGATGGAGATGGGCGCGGCGGCGCTCGTCAGGCTCTTCGAGCGGTCGGATGCGCTGCGCAAGCCGGCGCGGTTTGCCGAGGCGCTACAGGCCTGTCTCGCCGATGCGCGTGGCAGGCTGGGGCTGGAGCAGCAGCCTTATCCGCAGGCGGAGCGGTTGAGGGAAGCGTTGGTTGCGGCACGCGCGGTCGATGCTGGCGCGGTCGCGCAGGAGTACGCCGAGCAGCCCGCGAAGATCAAGGATGCCGTGCATGACGCGCGGGTGGCGGCGGTGAAGGAGGCGTTGGGGGGCTAG
- a CDS encoding glutathione S-transferase family protein, producing MKLVIGDKFNSSWSMRPWVLLEHFGIPFDEVLIRLGQPDTKSKILAVSPSGKVPCLVTDSGDAVWESLAIVETIAELHPEHAMWPRDAAARAHARSISAEMHAGFADLRQNMPMEITTHAPGAGATPGALANIARIEAIWAECLAKWGGPFLFGDEFGIADAMFAPVVMRFNTYAPELSVTSLDYAKRITALPAVAAWIDGARKEAR from the coding sequence ATGAAACTCGTTATCGGTGACAAGTTCAATTCTTCCTGGTCGATGCGGCCGTGGGTGCTGCTCGAACATTTCGGCATCCCGTTCGACGAAGTGCTGATTCGCCTCGGCCAGCCCGACACGAAATCGAAGATTCTCGCGGTCTCGCCTTCGGGCAAGGTGCCGTGCCTCGTCACCGATTCCGGCGATGCCGTGTGGGAGTCGCTCGCGATCGTCGAGACGATTGCCGAGCTGCACCCCGAGCACGCGATGTGGCCGCGCGACGCCGCCGCCCGCGCGCACGCGCGCAGCATCAGCGCGGAGATGCACGCGGGCTTTGCCGACTTGCGCCAGAACATGCCGATGGAAATCACGACGCACGCGCCGGGCGCGGGCGCGACGCCGGGCGCGCTCGCGAACATCGCGCGCATCGAGGCGATCTGGGCGGAGTGTCTGGCGAAGTGGGGCGGACCGTTCCTGTTCGGCGATGAATTCGGCATCGCGGACGCGATGTTCGCGCCGGTCGTCATGCGCTTCAACACCTACGCGCCTGAACTGAGCGTGACGTCGCTCGATTATGCGAAGCGCATCACGGCGCTGCCGGCGGTCGCGGCGTGGATCGACGGCGCGCGCAAGGAAGCGCGATGA
- a CDS encoding complex I NDUFA9 subunit family protein, translating into MRHQHVALIGGSGFIGSHLINALVDLGKTVRVATRRRATAAHLTLLPIDVIETDVHDPVQLAAFIDQSDAVINLVGILQGRRDDPYGPDFAKAHVELPRKIAAACEAKGVRRLLHMSAIGADSQGPSMYLRSKGDGEKIVRESGLDWTIFRSSVVFGPEDNLLNQFAFLERMFPVIPLACADAQFQPVFVGDVAKGMVNVLDLDAANGHVYELAGPGVYTLAELVRFAGATIGKHSRIIKLPESLGRLQAMTMELAPGQPLISRDNLDSMKTPNIASGPLAPELGIDEPASIETIAPLYLTGNSSRSRFNAYRATAHR; encoded by the coding sequence ATGCGACACCAACATGTAGCGCTGATCGGCGGTTCGGGTTTCATCGGCAGCCATCTCATCAATGCGCTCGTCGATCTCGGCAAGACCGTGCGCGTCGCGACACGCCGGCGCGCGACCGCCGCGCATCTCACGCTGTTGCCCATCGATGTCATCGAAACCGACGTGCATGATCCCGTGCAGCTCGCCGCGTTCATCGATCAGAGCGATGCGGTGATCAATCTCGTCGGCATTCTGCAAGGGCGGCGTGACGATCCCTACGGGCCGGATTTCGCGAAGGCGCATGTCGAACTGCCGCGCAAGATCGCCGCCGCGTGCGAGGCGAAGGGCGTGCGGCGTCTGCTGCACATGAGCGCGATCGGCGCGGATTCGCAAGGTCCCAGCATGTATCTGCGCTCGAAGGGCGATGGCGAGAAGATCGTCCGCGAATCAGGACTGGACTGGACCATCTTCCGCAGTTCCGTGGTGTTCGGGCCCGAGGACAATCTGCTCAACCAGTTTGCGTTTCTGGAGCGCATGTTCCCGGTCATCCCGCTCGCATGCGCCGATGCGCAGTTTCAGCCCGTGTTCGTCGGCGATGTGGCGAAAGGGATGGTCAACGTACTCGACCTCGACGCTGCCAACGGCCATGTCTACGAACTCGCGGGTCCCGGCGTCTACACGCTCGCGGAGCTGGTGCGTTTCGCGGGCGCGACCATCGGCAAGCATTCGCGCATCATCAAGCTGCCGGAGAGCCTCGGCCGCCTCCAGGCGATGACCATGGAATTGGCGCCCGGCCAGCCGCTCATCTCGCGCGACAATCTCGATTCGATGAAGACGCCGAACATCGCGAGCGGGCCGCTCGCGCCGGAACTGGGCATCGACGAGCCGGCGAGCATCGAGACCATCGCGCCGCTGTATCTCACCGGCAACTCGTCGCGCTCGCGCTTCAATGCTTACCGCGCAACCGCGCATCGTTAA
- a CDS encoding lytic transglycosylase domain-containing protein, translating into MSKRLKRVYLAVSAALVAATLVACGTASAVRPDADLSPTSDDRIFMQLRDAARANDAGKAAVLASQIPDYPAPSYIEYFTIKPQLFDLQGHARIDAPDAPVLSFLQRYDGQAIADRMRNDYLVVLGSRHDWKNFEQQYSRFVLNDDTQVKCYALEARLSRGENVADAARALLVEPKWYGDGCVDLIGALAESGQFTSDDIWQQIRLAYEQNYTSTGSNIVEALGQEKPKDSLFDDAVNKPPLYLARGVMPNTPAHQLTLLAVTRMARNDPAMAAATFSSVAPSLTPTERATGWGTIGYQAALKRMPAAADWYRLSANAQLSNPAYEWRTRSALLAGDWNMVRWSIEQMPPALRTQPSWVYWHGRAVKQAGDTATANQEFQTIADQYNFYGQLALEELGQKITVPPRTTVSDAEIAQMQSVPGFALSQRFYALNMRLEGNREWNWPLRTMTDRQLIAAAQYAKRIEMFDRTVNTADKTKAEHDFSLRYLSPFRDIVERDAQNTGLDIEWAYGLIRQESRFIINARSEVGAGGLMQLMPGTAQLVAKKIGLGPVSRAQMNDINTNILLGTNYLSMIYNQFDNSAVLATAGYNAGPGRPSQWRQALRAPVEGAVFAETIPFTETRDYVKNVLSNTVYYAALFEGRPQSLKARLGYIAP; encoded by the coding sequence ATGTCAAAACGCCTCAAACGAGTATATCTCGCGGTCAGCGCGGCCCTCGTCGCAGCGACGCTCGTCGCGTGCGGCACGGCTTCCGCCGTCCGTCCCGACGCTGACCTGTCGCCCACGTCCGACGACCGCATCTTCATGCAGCTGCGCGATGCCGCGCGCGCGAACGATGCGGGCAAGGCCGCCGTGCTCGCATCGCAGATTCCGGATTACCCGGCGCCGAGCTATATCGAATACTTCACGATCAAGCCGCAGCTCTTCGATTTGCAAGGCCACGCGCGCATCGACGCGCCCGACGCGCCGGTGCTTTCGTTCCTGCAGCGCTATGACGGCCAGGCGATCGCCGACCGCATGCGCAACGACTATCTGGTCGTGCTCGGCAGCCGTCACGACTGGAAGAACTTCGAGCAGCAATACTCCCGTTTCGTTCTCAACGACGACACGCAGGTCAAGTGCTACGCGCTCGAAGCGCGTCTGTCGCGCGGCGAAAACGTCGCGGACGCGGCGCGCGCGCTGCTCGTCGAGCCGAAATGGTACGGCGACGGCTGCGTCGATCTGATCGGCGCGCTCGCGGAGTCGGGCCAGTTCACGAGCGACGACATCTGGCAGCAGATCCGTCTCGCCTACGAGCAGAACTACACTTCCACCGGCTCGAACATCGTCGAGGCGCTCGGTCAGGAAAAACCGAAAGACTCGCTGTTCGACGACGCCGTCAACAAGCCGCCGCTCTATCTCGCGCGCGGCGTGATGCCGAACACGCCGGCGCATCAGCTGACGCTACTTGCGGTCACGCGCATGGCCCGCAACGATCCGGCGATGGCCGCCGCCACGTTCAGCTCCGTCGCGCCGAGCCTGACGCCGACCGAGCGCGCGACCGGCTGGGGCACGATCGGCTATCAGGCGGCGCTCAAGCGCATGCCGGCGGCGGCGGACTGGTATCGGCTGTCGGCGAACGCGCAATTGTCGAACCCGGCGTACGAATGGCGCACGCGCAGCGCGCTGCTCGCCGGCGACTGGAACATGGTGCGCTGGTCGATCGAACAGATGCCGCCCGCGCTGCGCACGCAGCCGTCGTGGGTCTACTGGCACGGGCGCGCCGTGAAGCAGGCCGGCGACACGGCCACGGCGAATCAGGAATTCCAGACCATCGCGGATCAGTACAACTTCTACGGGCAACTCGCGCTCGAAGAACTCGGCCAGAAGATCACCGTGCCGCCGCGCACGACCGTGTCGGATGCCGAGATCGCGCAGATGCAGTCCGTGCCGGGCTTCGCGCTGTCGCAGCGTTTTTACGCGCTGAACATGCGTCTCGAAGGCAACCGCGAATGGAACTGGCCGCTGCGCACGATGACGGACCGGCAACTGATCGCCGCCGCGCAGTACGCGAAGCGCATCGAGATGTTCGACCGCACCGTCAACACCGCCGACAAGACCAAGGCCGAGCACGATTTCTCGCTGCGCTATCTGTCGCCGTTCCGCGATATCGTCGAGCGCGACGCGCAGAACACCGGTCTCGACATCGAATGGGCGTATGGTCTGATCCGCCAGGAATCGCGCTTCATCATCAACGCGCGTTCGGAAGTTGGCGCCGGTGGCCTCATGCAGTTGATGCCGGGCACGGCGCAACTCGTCGCGAAGAAGATCGGCCTCGGTCCGGTATCGCGCGCGCAGATGAACGATATCAACACCAATATCCTGCTCGGCACGAATTACCTGTCGATGATCTACAATCAATTCGACAACTCGGCCGTGCTCGCCACCGCCGGCTACAACGCCGGTCCGGGCCGTCCGAGCCAGTGGCGTCAGGCCTTGCGCGCTCCGGTCGAGGGCGCGGTTTTTGCTGAAACCATCCCATTCACCGAGACACGCGATTACGTGAAGAACGTGCTGTCGAACACCGTGTATTACGCTGCGCTGTTCGAAGGCCGTCCGCAGTCGTTGAAGGCGCGTCTGGGCTATATCGCTCCCTGA
- a CDS encoding 5-formyltetrahydrofolate cyclo-ligase: MVLNRVLRSEESIARNVCDEPKSEPKSALRATLLATREAQSEQAGQAAKNDALATRIQEVLARHDARCVGFYWPVAGEFDARAALTHWLAADETRGAALPVVVKPHAPMVFHAWNAHAPMKEGRYRIPVPAEERVVVPELLLIPCVGFDADRYRLGYGGGYYDRTLAAWPNGARPATIGIAYESGKCGALPREVHDMPLDTIVTESAIY; encoded by the coding sequence ATGGTCTTGAACCGAGTCCTGAGATCGGAGGAAAGCATAGCACGCAACGTTTGCGACGAACCCAAGAGCGAGCCCAAAAGCGCCTTGCGCGCGACGCTTCTCGCGACCCGCGAGGCGCAGAGCGAGCAAGCCGGCCAGGCTGCGAAGAATGACGCGCTCGCAACGCGCATTCAGGAGGTGCTCGCGCGACACGACGCGCGGTGCGTCGGCTTTTACTGGCCGGTCGCGGGCGAATTCGACGCACGCGCTGCCCTCACGCACTGGCTCGCCGCCGATGAAACTCGCGGCGCCGCGCTGCCGGTGGTCGTCAAACCTCATGCGCCGATGGTTTTCCACGCGTGGAACGCGCACGCGCCGATGAAGGAAGGCCGTTACCGGATCCCGGTGCCCGCTGAGGAAAGGGTCGTGGTGCCGGAACTGCTGTTGATTCCGTGCGTCGGTTTCGATGCGGATCGATATCGGCTGGGTTACGGTGGCGGCTATTACGATCGCACGCTGGCCGCGTGGCCGAATGGCGCGCGCCCGGCGACGATCGGCATCGCATATGAATCGGGCAAGTGCGGCGCGCTGCCGCGCGAGGTCCACGATATGCCGCTCGACACGATCGTCACCGAATCGGCTATCTATTAG
- a CDS encoding winged helix DNA-binding protein: protein MARNPTKIVSSEHLVSEASAELSEFEYGLIMAGNAFNRWMVRCMSAAGAKDMTAVEVSLLHHVSHRDRKKKLADICFVLNIEDTHVATYALKKLVARGYVQSEKIGKEVFFAATPAGRELCGKYRDVREACLIETLRESGLTNEQIGEAAQLMRNASGLYDTAARAAASL from the coding sequence ATGGCGCGCAATCCCACCAAGATCGTTTCGTCCGAGCATCTCGTCTCCGAAGCCAGCGCGGAACTCTCGGAATTCGAGTACGGCCTCATCATGGCGGGCAACGCGTTCAATCGCTGGATGGTGCGCTGCATGTCCGCGGCGGGCGCGAAGGACATGACGGCGGTGGAAGTGTCGCTGCTGCATCACGTGAGCCATCGCGACCGCAAGAAGAAGCTCGCCGACATCTGCTTCGTGCTGAACATCGAGGACACGCACGTTGCTACGTATGCACTGAAGAAACTCGTCGCTCGCGGCTATGTGCAAAGCGAGAAAATCGGCAAGGAAGTGTTCTTCGCCGCGACCCCGGCGGGGCGCGAACTGTGCGGCAAGTATCGCGACGTGCGCGAGGCGTGTCTCATCGAGACGCTGCGCGAAAGCGGCCTCACCAACGAGCAGATCGGCGAAGCCGCGCAATTGATGCGCAATGCGTCCGGTCTCTACGATACCGCCGCGCGCGCGGCGGCCTCGCTCTGA